A genomic stretch from Dyella sp. M7H15-1 includes:
- a CDS encoding acetyl-CoA hydrolase/transferase C-terminal domain-containing protein produces MLPEQRFTDTDACVQLIVERLGADLRVAAPLGLGKPHGLLNALYGLMQADTWRSMTLYTALSLTRPRTKPGLEARFLGPFLERHFGADCIDPQYAIDQQLGKLPSNVAVHEFYMQSGALLHSGSAQRNHISQNYTHVARDLVVQDINLLVQLVSRRDTPGGVRYSLSCNPDLTLDFLDRVKAAGKGRPLCVAVVHPALPYMAGNAEVPHDFFDLELTPPSSPPLFALPRSPVDVTEYALGLHASALVKDGGCLQIGIGTLSDALVKGLLLRHQDNVAWRQALLALDTAGATHALAVRMGGLASFKAGLYGASEMVMDGFMHLAKAGVLKRRSWDNLALERAAAVGRLPDDVPGGHYLRGGFFLGSRDLYDWLEVTVGSDPDAIDMCRISNINQLYGDHQQLAMLQRRGARFFNTCMMATLLGSVISDGLEDGHVVSGVGGQYNFVAMAHELSDGRSILMLRSTRKGRNGVETNIRWNYGYTTIPRHLRDIVITEYGVADLRGKSDSECIEAMLAISDARFIDALAAEAKLHGKLAADFKIPDAWRHHQPEALKEALATPVRKGLMPPFPFGSDFTEIEQRLLPALEWLKSSSANWKGRWRLLEAFLRPGEPCVEEAAALERMGWVDAVSMSDRLQRRLLQAALRQRGT; encoded by the coding sequence ATGTTGCCAGAGCAGCGTTTTACGGACACCGACGCCTGTGTGCAGCTTATCGTCGAGCGGCTGGGCGCCGATCTACGAGTTGCCGCTCCTTTGGGGCTTGGCAAGCCGCACGGTTTGCTCAATGCGCTGTACGGCTTGATGCAGGCCGACACCTGGCGATCGATGACCTTGTATACCGCGCTGTCGCTGACGCGTCCGCGTACCAAGCCTGGGCTGGAAGCGCGTTTTCTTGGTCCGTTCCTGGAGCGTCACTTCGGTGCGGATTGCATCGACCCGCAGTATGCGATCGATCAGCAGCTAGGCAAGTTACCGTCCAATGTGGCCGTGCATGAGTTCTATATGCAATCGGGTGCCTTGCTCCATTCGGGCAGTGCCCAGCGCAACCACATAAGCCAGAACTACACCCATGTGGCGCGCGATCTGGTGGTGCAGGACATCAACCTGCTGGTGCAACTGGTATCGCGCCGCGACACGCCTGGGGGCGTGCGTTACAGCCTTTCCTGCAATCCGGATCTGACGCTGGATTTTCTGGATCGCGTGAAGGCTGCCGGCAAGGGGCGGCCATTGTGCGTGGCAGTGGTGCATCCTGCTTTGCCTTACATGGCCGGTAACGCTGAGGTACCCCACGATTTTTTCGATCTCGAATTGACGCCGCCTTCCTCGCCACCGCTGTTTGCTTTGCCGCGCAGCCCAGTGGATGTCACCGAATACGCGTTGGGCCTGCATGCTAGCGCCCTGGTGAAAGATGGTGGTTGTCTACAGATCGGCATTGGCACCTTGTCCGACGCGCTGGTGAAAGGCTTGTTGTTGCGCCATCAGGACAACGTAGCCTGGCGACAGGCGCTGCTCGCTTTGGACACTGCTGGCGCGACCCATGCGCTGGCAGTGCGCATGGGTGGTTTGGCCAGTTTCAAGGCAGGCTTGTACGGTGCCAGCGAAATGGTAATGGATGGCTTCATGCATCTGGCCAAGGCCGGTGTACTCAAGCGACGAAGTTGGGACAACCTGGCACTGGAGCGCGCTGCCGCGGTGGGCCGTCTGCCGGATGATGTGCCAGGTGGCCATTACTTGCGTGGCGGTTTCTTCCTCGGTTCGCGTGATCTTTACGATTGGCTGGAGGTCACTGTTGGCAGCGATCCGGATGCGATCGACATGTGCCGCATCTCCAACATCAACCAGCTCTACGGCGACCACCAGCAACTGGCCATGCTGCAACGGCGTGGTGCACGCTTCTTCAATACCTGCATGATGGCAACCCTGCTTGGTTCGGTGATCTCCGACGGGCTGGAAGATGGTCATGTCGTCAGCGGCGTGGGTGGGCAGTACAACTTCGTGGCGATGGCCCATGAGCTTTCCGATGGACGCTCGATCTTGATGCTGCGTTCCACCCGCAAGGGGCGCAATGGTGTGGAGACGAATATCCGCTGGAATTACGGCTATACCACCATTCCGCGCCATCTGCGCGATATCGTGATCACTGAATACGGCGTAGCGGATTTGCGCGGAAAAAGCGACAGCGAATGCATTGAAGCGATGCTGGCGATCAGCGATGCACGTTTTATCGATGCCCTTGCGGCGGAAGCTAAATTGCACGGAAAACTCGCGGCGGATTTCAAGATTCCCGACGCATGGCGCCATCATCAACCGGAGGCTTTGAAAGAAGCATTGGCCACGCCGGTGCGCAAAGGTTTGATGCCGCCATTCCCGTTTGGCAGTGACTTTACCGAGATCGAGCAACGCCTTTTGCCAGCGCTGGAATGGCTAAAATCCTCCAGTGCCAACTGGAAGGGGCGCTGGCGTCTGCTTGAAGCTTTTTTGCGCCCGGGGGAGCCGTGTGTCGAGGAGGCGGCTGCGCTGGAACGGATGGGATGGGTGGATGCAGTCAGTATGAGCGATCGCTTGCAGCGTCGTCTTTTGCAGGCGGCCCTGCGCCAACGGGGAACGTAA